One Agrococcus jenensis genomic region harbors:
- a CDS encoding MFS transporter: protein MTDAARDRRGLGAAFWRFWSVEVATETAIGLAVIALQTMVVLDLGGGATEVGWLSSARFLPYVVLGLLVGAIVEGLRRRTVMLVSDVLRALVLGGLAIAWLSGGGSLWVLLLAAVLLGAASLVNDAASQAFVPRLVDRERLLPAHQRLDAGSNAAQSAGPAISGVVIAWLGAPVSLLLAAGAHLVSAVVLATLPPDARATRRERGLGRSILDGLHFVHRHPRLGPQARWTHVWFLCNGAAMTLLVPLVLVDLDAGPGGLGLALGVLGAATLAGTALAGLVAGRLGFARTIILERSLLPFAWAVVAAAALLALPEGGGLALVLTGLAAAGVAMGLSNPSEMALRQRATPDRMQARMNATMRTVNRAMVVVAAPLAGVLGDAIGVGPALAIVCGGFAIAAIGLAASPIARGRTAR from the coding sequence ATGACCGACGCCGCCCGGGACCGACGCGGTCTCGGCGCGGCGTTCTGGCGCTTCTGGAGCGTGGAGGTCGCGACCGAGACGGCGATCGGCCTCGCGGTGATCGCGCTGCAGACGATGGTCGTGCTCGACCTCGGCGGCGGCGCCACGGAGGTCGGCTGGCTGTCGTCCGCGCGCTTCCTGCCGTACGTGGTGCTCGGGCTGCTGGTCGGCGCGATCGTCGAGGGCTTGCGGCGCCGCACGGTGATGCTCGTGAGCGACGTGCTGCGGGCGCTCGTGCTCGGCGGTCTCGCGATCGCCTGGCTGTCCGGCGGCGGGTCGCTTTGGGTGCTGCTGCTCGCTGCCGTGCTGCTCGGCGCCGCGAGCCTCGTCAACGACGCCGCGTCGCAGGCGTTCGTGCCGCGGCTCGTCGACCGCGAGCGGCTGCTGCCCGCGCACCAGCGGCTCGATGCGGGGTCGAACGCGGCGCAGTCGGCGGGACCGGCGATCTCGGGTGTCGTCATCGCCTGGCTCGGCGCTCCGGTCTCGCTGCTGCTCGCGGCTGGCGCGCACCTCGTCTCGGCGGTGGTGCTCGCGACGCTGCCGCCAGATGCGCGCGCAACGCGGCGCGAGCGCGGGCTCGGGCGCTCGATCCTCGACGGGCTGCACTTCGTCCACCGGCATCCGCGGCTCGGGCCGCAGGCGCGCTGGACGCACGTGTGGTTCCTCTGCAACGGCGCCGCGATGACGCTGCTCGTGCCGCTCGTGCTCGTCGACCTCGACGCGGGGCCCGGCGGGCTCGGGCTCGCGCTCGGCGTGCTCGGTGCGGCCACGCTCGCGGGCACCGCGCTCGCCGGGCTCGTCGCAGGGCGGCTGGGCTTCGCGCGCACGATCATCCTCGAGCGGTCGCTGCTGCCGTTCGCGTGGGCGGTGGTCGCGGCGGCCGCGCTGCTCGCGCTGCCGGAGGGCGGCGGACTCGCGCTCGTGCTGACGGGGCTCGCCGCGGCCGGCGTCGCGATGGGCCTGTCGAACCCGAGCGAGATGGCGCTCCGCCAGCGGGCGACGCCCGATCGCATGCAGGCGCGCATGAACGCGACGATGCGCACGGTCAACCGCGCGATGGTCGTCGTCGCCGCCCCGCTCGCGGGCGTGCTCGGCGACGCCATCGGCGTCGGGCCGGCCCTCGCGATCGTCTGCGGCGGCTTCGCCATCGCGGCGATCGGGCTCGCGGCGTCGCCGATCGCCCGCGGTCGCACGGCTCGATAG
- a CDS encoding ScyD/ScyE family protein, with protein sequence MSRNLRSRATAAAAAAVLGLSLIAVAGAPAYAGGHSDDDVVTVATGLDNPRQLSLGRGGSLYIAEAGVADACAAIPGVDPAFQVCGLTGAVTEVRRPDHRRAEQRQVVTGLPTMTFNGEVVGASDVAVRGNRIEVLIGGMTGAATARADLPAEYAAFGTLRSARMRWTPLTGADLSLVADINAFEVASNPDGNVPPDSNATGFVSLGDGRWAVTDAGGNALLRVGRGGERTVAVFPNGDPVPNPFGPGEVSPQAVPTDVAVGPDGAYYVSQLTGFPFPTGGSTIWRVTRDGQVSAYATGLTMVTSLAWKGDTLYAVQLDDENFFDGHVGSLRAVTPGGSVHEAVVDGLSAPYGLAIRGHSAYLTIDSISPGEGSAIRVDLR encoded by the coding sequence ATGTCTCGCAACCTCCGATCCAGGGCGACCGCGGCGGCGGCCGCCGCGGTCCTGGGTCTCAGCCTGATCGCCGTCGCCGGCGCTCCCGCCTACGCCGGCGGCCACTCCGATGACGACGTCGTCACGGTGGCGACCGGGCTCGACAACCCCAGGCAGCTCTCGCTCGGGCGGGGCGGGAGCCTCTACATCGCGGAAGCAGGCGTCGCGGACGCGTGCGCCGCCATCCCGGGCGTCGACCCGGCCTTCCAGGTCTGCGGCCTGACGGGTGCCGTCACCGAGGTGCGGCGGCCCGACCACCGCCGCGCCGAGCAGCGGCAGGTCGTCACCGGGCTGCCGACCATGACATTCAACGGCGAGGTGGTCGGCGCATCCGACGTCGCCGTGCGCGGCAACCGCATCGAGGTGCTGATCGGCGGGATGACCGGGGCAGCGACGGCGCGCGCCGACCTGCCCGCCGAGTACGCGGCCTTCGGCACCCTGCGCTCGGCGCGGATGCGGTGGACTCCGCTCACCGGCGCCGATCTCAGCCTCGTGGCCGACATCAACGCGTTCGAGGTCGCGAGCAACCCCGACGGCAACGTGCCGCCCGACAGCAACGCGACCGGCTTCGTCTCGCTCGGCGACGGACGCTGGGCGGTCACCGACGCGGGCGGCAACGCGCTGCTGCGGGTGGGCCGCGGCGGCGAGCGCACGGTCGCCGTGTTCCCGAACGGCGACCCGGTGCCGAACCCGTTCGGACCGGGCGAGGTGAGCCCGCAGGCGGTGCCCACCGACGTGGCCGTCGGTCCCGACGGCGCCTACTACGTGTCGCAGCTGACGGGCTTCCCCTTCCCGACCGGTGGCTCGACGATCTGGCGCGTGACGCGCGACGGGCAGGTCTCGGCGTACGCGACGGGCCTCACGATGGTGACGAGCCTGGCGTGGAAGGGCGACACCCTGTACGCCGTGCAGCTCGACGACGAGAACTTCTTCGACGGGCACGTCGGGTCGCTGCGCGCGGTGACGCCGGGCGGATCCGTGCACGAGGCGGTCGTCGACGGCCTGTCGGCGCCGTACGGGCTCGCGATCCGCGGGCACTCGGCGTACCTGACGATCGATTCGATCTCACCCGGCGAGGGCTCCGCCATCCGGGTCGACCTGCGCTGA
- a CDS encoding PLDc N-terminal domain-containing protein, with translation MLPEVANPLLPTGYDVVWTVVVLALLALAAVAIVQVLRERALSGLGAVVWLLVILALPVLGAVAWFVLRPRRAAGRLPSL, from the coding sequence ATGCTCCCCGAGGTCGCGAACCCGCTGCTGCCCACGGGCTACGACGTCGTCTGGACGGTCGTGGTCCTGGCGCTGCTCGCGCTCGCGGCGGTCGCGATCGTGCAGGTGCTGCGCGAGCGGGCGCTCTCGGGGCTCGGCGCCGTGGTGTGGCTGCTCGTCATCCTCGCGCTCCCGGTGCTGGGCGCCGTCGCGTGGTTCGTGCTGCGCCCGCGCCGCGCCGCCGGCCGCCTGCCGAGCCTCTAG
- a CDS encoding AAA family ATPase, whose translation MAQVTLLCGPAGAGKTTIARELEAGGALVLSFDREAWARGVHDGAFTPELMAAIDADLHARLVHAVEAGERVVVDGSLSARWVRDAWRERCDAIGAEHELVVVRASMASLAARVAGREAGPESVLLEQDALAAFVAGFDWPGDDEPHREVRTD comes from the coding sequence ATGGCGCAGGTGACGCTCCTCTGCGGGCCCGCGGGCGCCGGCAAGACGACGATCGCGCGCGAGCTCGAGGCGGGCGGTGCGCTCGTGCTCTCGTTCGACCGAGAGGCCTGGGCCCGCGGCGTGCACGACGGCGCCTTCACGCCCGAGCTGATGGCGGCGATCGACGCCGACCTGCACGCCCGCCTCGTGCACGCGGTCGAGGCAGGGGAGCGGGTCGTCGTCGACGGCTCGCTCTCGGCGCGCTGGGTGCGCGACGCCTGGCGCGAGCGCTGCGACGCGATCGGCGCCGAGCACGAGCTCGTCGTCGTGCGCGCCTCGATGGCGTCGCTCGCCGCGCGCGTCGCAGGGCGCGAGGCCGGGCCGGAGTCGGTGCTGCTCGAGCAGGACGCGCTCGCGGCGTTCGTGGCCGGCTTCGACTGGCCGGGCGACGACGAGCCGCACCGCGAGGTCCGCACGGATTGA
- a CDS encoding carboxymuconolactone decarboxylase family protein, whose translation MGTGGFLAEPEPSEAVEATYAADIADDGYVMNLTRVWAQAPPVQDAWSALSVEAAETAGLTFRQKGIVVTALAAAMGDAYCSLAWGTRLARASDAPTARAVLDGTDEGLDDDERTIAAWARQLVRDPNGTTAADVDALRRAGFDDRAILGLTAYIAARIAFSTVNDALGAIPDAELRAAAPPAVLDAVTYGRAATA comes from the coding sequence ATGGGCACAGGGGGCTTCCTCGCAGAGCCAGAGCCGAGCGAGGCGGTCGAGGCGACGTACGCCGCCGACATCGCCGACGACGGCTACGTCATGAACCTCACGCGCGTGTGGGCGCAGGCGCCCCCGGTGCAGGATGCGTGGTCGGCGCTCTCGGTCGAGGCGGCCGAGACCGCGGGACTCACGTTCCGGCAGAAGGGCATCGTCGTGACCGCGCTCGCGGCAGCGATGGGCGACGCGTACTGCTCGCTCGCCTGGGGCACGCGCCTCGCGAGGGCGAGCGACGCGCCGACCGCGCGCGCGGTGCTCGACGGCACGGACGAGGGCCTCGACGACGACGAGCGCACGATCGCCGCGTGGGCGAGGCAGCTCGTGCGCGACCCCAACGGGACGACCGCCGCCGACGTCGATGCCCTGCGCCGGGCGGGCTTCGACGATCGGGCCATCCTCGGCCTGACCGCCTACATCGCGGCGCGCATCGCGTTCTCGACGGTCAACGATGCCCTCGGCGCGATCCCGGACGCGGAGCTGCGTGCCGCCGCGCCGCCGGCGGTGCTGGATGCCGTCACCTACGGACGGGCCGCGACCGCCTGA
- a CDS encoding hydroxymethylglutaryl-CoA lyase gives MTVGIRDVTLRDGLQLTGKPLPTERKVRLVRELLALGVEHVEIGSMARPDLVPAMADTLDVVAALTPDELARCWVWVATPRHVERAAAAGVTRFQYCFSASDSHNRANIGRDTEASIAAMPDALAAARAVDGELQLCIATTFTCPFEGEVPLERIERILGDDRTAGASDVVICDTLGQAHPAVVRERVGLAAARRPEAGLVFHGHDTWGAGVANALAAVDAGADVVDGALGGLGGCPFAPGASGNTSTEDLAFTLRPAWSSPDSFAALVRLGEEITGALDEPDRARVRGGALSPQARAFPWTLRA, from the coding sequence ATGACGGTCGGGATCCGCGACGTGACGCTCCGCGACGGGCTGCAGCTCACCGGCAAGCCGCTGCCCACCGAGCGCAAGGTGCGCCTCGTGCGCGAGCTGCTCGCGCTCGGTGTCGAGCACGTCGAGATCGGCTCGATGGCGCGGCCCGACCTCGTGCCGGCGATGGCCGACACGCTCGACGTCGTCGCGGCGCTCACGCCCGACGAGCTCGCGCGCTGCTGGGTGTGGGTCGCGACGCCGCGCCACGTCGAGCGGGCCGCGGCCGCCGGGGTCACGCGCTTCCAGTATTGCTTCTCGGCGAGCGACAGCCACAACCGGGCGAACATCGGCCGCGACACCGAGGCCTCCATCGCCGCGATGCCCGACGCGCTCGCCGCCGCGCGCGCGGTCGACGGCGAGCTGCAGCTCTGCATCGCGACGACGTTCACGTGCCCCTTCGAGGGCGAGGTGCCGCTCGAGCGCATCGAGCGCATCCTCGGCGACGATCGCACGGCCGGCGCGAGCGACGTCGTCATCTGCGACACGCTCGGCCAGGCGCATCCCGCCGTCGTGCGCGAGCGGGTCGGGCTCGCGGCCGCGCGCCGTCCGGAGGCGGGCCTCGTGTTCCACGGCCACGACACCTGGGGCGCGGGGGTCGCGAACGCGCTCGCCGCGGTGGACGCGGGCGCGGACGTCGTCGACGGCGCGCTCGGCGGCCTCGGCGGCTGCCCCTTCGCGCCCGGGGCGTCCGGCAACACCTCGACCGAGGACCTCGCCTTCACCCTCCGGCCCGCCTGGTCGAGCCCCGACTCCTTCGCGGCCCTCGTGCGGCTCGGCGAGGAGATCACCGGCGCGCTCGACGAGCCGGACCGCGCGCGCGTGCGCGGCGGCGCCCTCAGCCCGCAGGCGCGCGCGTTCCCCTGGACGCTGCGGGCCTGA
- a CDS encoding CaiB/BaiF CoA transferase family protein — protein sequence MSGVVQERPLQGIRVLELGNYIAAPTAGRLLADFGADVVKVERPGTGDELRRWRLHAGDTSMLFRTINRGKRSVVLDLRSDAGRAAVLALAAEADVVLENFRPGTLERWGIGPAELEAVNPDLVLVRISAFGQTGPMSARPGFAAVAEAYGGFRELVGEPGRPPSRTGFSIGDSIAGLYAAFGAVMRLLERERARAAADGTAPRIPLDARAIDVALNEAMLSVTESLVPEFSAYGQRRERTGGRMEGIAPSNAYLCGDGRSIVVAGNGDGIFRRYMEAIGRPDLGADPALASNELRWARRDELDDAIGAWTAARSSGDALDALDAAGVPAGPIYRAEDVIADEQYAAREMIQRFDINDGAGMREGVAMPGIVPVVGGRSLPITHPGPDLGADTREVLAEWLGWDATRADALVQEEAA from the coding sequence GTGAGCGGCGTCGTGCAGGAGCGGCCCCTGCAGGGCATCCGGGTGCTCGAGCTCGGCAACTACATCGCGGCGCCCACCGCCGGGCGGCTGCTCGCCGACTTCGGCGCCGACGTCGTCAAGGTCGAGCGGCCCGGCACCGGTGACGAGCTGCGGCGCTGGCGGCTGCACGCGGGTGACACCTCGATGCTGTTCCGCACCATCAACCGGGGCAAGCGCTCGGTCGTGCTCGACCTCCGCAGCGACGCGGGCCGCGCGGCCGTGCTCGCGCTCGCGGCGGAGGCCGACGTCGTGCTCGAGAACTTCCGCCCCGGCACGCTCGAGCGCTGGGGCATCGGCCCGGCCGAGCTCGAGGCCGTCAACCCCGACCTCGTGCTCGTGCGCATCTCGGCCTTCGGCCAGACCGGCCCGATGTCGGCGCGGCCCGGCTTCGCGGCCGTCGCGGAGGCGTACGGCGGCTTCCGGGAGCTCGTGGGCGAGCCGGGCAGGCCCCCGAGCCGCACCGGCTTCTCGATCGGCGACTCGATCGCCGGGCTCTACGCGGCGTTCGGCGCCGTCATGCGGCTGCTCGAGCGCGAGCGCGCCCGCGCCGCCGCCGACGGCACGGCGCCGCGCATCCCGCTCGACGCGCGCGCGATCGACGTCGCGCTCAACGAGGCGATGCTGTCGGTGACCGAGTCGCTCGTGCCGGAGTTCTCGGCCTACGGGCAGCGCCGCGAGCGCACCGGCGGCCGGATGGAGGGCATCGCGCCGTCGAACGCCTACCTGTGCGGCGACGGCAGGAGCATCGTCGTCGCGGGCAACGGCGACGGCATCTTCCGCCGCTACATGGAGGCGATCGGGCGGCCCGACCTCGGCGCCGACCCGGCGCTCGCATCGAACGAGCTGCGCTGGGCGCGCCGCGACGAGCTCGACGACGCGATCGGCGCGTGGACGGCTGCCCGCTCGAGCGGCGACGCGCTCGACGCGCTCGACGCGGCGGGCGTGCCCGCCGGCCCCATCTACAGGGCGGAGGACGTCATCGCCGACGAGCAGTACGCGGCGCGGGAGATGATCCAGCGCTTCGACATCAACGACGGCGCGGGGATGCGCGAGGGCGTCGCGATGCCCGGCATCGTGCCGGTCGTCGGCGGGCGGAGCCTGCCCATCACGCATCCGGGCCCGGACCTGGGAGCCGACACCCGCGAGGTGCTGGCCGAGTGGCTCGGCTGGGACGCGACGCGAGCGGATGCGCTCGTGCAGGAGGAGGCAGCATGA
- a CDS encoding GntP family permease, with the protein MPEWTILAIVAVVIVAVVIMIVRLHVNPVIALAIGAAAIGLMSGLGALGTVETMATGFGDTMAEAGLLIAWGVLIGSLLNRMGAITRLVESLLKLFGPKGVPFAIGVSFATYLQTIFVDVMIVLAAPLARRIAPRLGKAGVGIMAATFAISLETGIALMVPGIGAVMIAASLGIPIGQMLLWGFVVVVPTVIVSILIMTIAFRAGFWNPEGDEQEIIQDGDEPGGADADGRSGADAPRSVSGATRSIPVAGDGAQRSSVAVAEQEDEARRLPLLVLFAPLLLSLVLIAVGALLDIAEAEAPAMQFLGSPAIALLIGVIGTALIARRALGRTELERALVHGFKDAGQIFALTGVGGALAAVIAAGELGDLLTGYLGASAFAPIVLVWVFAAVLHIAVGSVTLSAMTAAGILAPVAASLGLNPILIGLAAGAGALFCIHVTSNTFWLLQSFLGQSVRGALKSVTVGVSVASIVALGMVLLLSVVL; encoded by the coding sequence ATGCCCGAGTGGACCATCCTCGCGATCGTCGCGGTCGTCATCGTCGCGGTCGTGATCATGATCGTGCGGCTGCACGTCAACCCCGTCATCGCGCTCGCGATCGGCGCGGCCGCCATCGGCCTCATGAGCGGACTCGGCGCGCTCGGCACCGTCGAGACCATGGCCACCGGCTTCGGCGACACGATGGCCGAGGCCGGGCTGCTCATCGCCTGGGGTGTGCTCATCGGCTCGCTGCTCAACCGGATGGGCGCGATCACCCGGCTCGTCGAGTCGCTGCTCAAGCTCTTCGGCCCGAAGGGCGTGCCCTTCGCGATCGGCGTCTCGTTCGCGACCTACCTGCAGACGATCTTCGTCGACGTGATGATCGTGCTCGCCGCGCCGCTCGCCCGCAGGATCGCGCCGCGGCTCGGCAAGGCGGGCGTCGGCATCATGGCCGCGACCTTCGCCATCAGCCTCGAGACCGGCATCGCGCTCATGGTGCCCGGCATCGGCGCCGTCATGATCGCGGCGAGCCTCGGCATCCCGATCGGGCAGATGCTGCTGTGGGGCTTCGTCGTGGTCGTGCCCACCGTGATCGTCTCGATCCTCATCATGACCATCGCCTTCCGCGCCGGCTTCTGGAACCCCGAGGGCGATGAGCAGGAGATCATCCAGGACGGCGACGAGCCGGGCGGCGCGGATGCCGACGGCCGCTCCGGCGCGGACGCGCCCCGCTCCGTCTCGGGTGCCACGCGGTCGATCCCGGTCGCCGGCGACGGCGCGCAGCGCTCGAGCGTCGCCGTCGCGGAGCAGGAGGACGAGGCCCGTCGCCTGCCGCTCCTCGTGCTCTTCGCACCGCTGCTGCTCTCGCTCGTGCTCATCGCCGTGGGCGCGCTGCTCGACATCGCCGAGGCCGAGGCGCCGGCGATGCAGTTCCTCGGCTCCCCCGCGATCGCGCTCCTCATCGGCGTCATCGGCACCGCGCTCATCGCGCGCCGCGCGCTCGGCCGCACCGAGCTCGAGCGCGCGCTCGTCCACGGCTTCAAGGACGCCGGCCAGATCTTCGCCCTCACCGGCGTCGGCGGCGCGCTCGCGGCCGTCATCGCCGCGGGCGAGCTCGGCGACCTGCTCACCGGCTACCTCGGCGCCTCGGCCTTCGCGCCGATCGTGCTCGTCTGGGTCTTCGCCGCGGTGCTCCACATCGCGGTCGGCTCGGTGACCCTCTCGGCGATGACCGCGGCGGGCATCCTCGCACCGGTCGCCGCGAGCCTCGGGCTCAACCCGATCCTCATCGGCCTCGCGGCCGGCGCGGGCGCCCTCTTCTGCATCCACGTCACCTCCAACACCTTCTGGCTGCTGCAGTCGTTCCTCGGCCAATCGGTGCGGGGCGCGCTCAAGTCGGTGACCGTCGGCGTCTCGGTCGCGAGCATCGTCGCGCTCGGCATGGTGCTGCTGCTGTCGGTCGTGCTGTGA
- a CDS encoding IclR family transcriptional regulator has protein sequence MTEVPLLVLAKITAILDAFTLEQPSMTAADIRRATGIPASTAHRLLGNLVEHGFLDRSGDAYAIGARMAFWAGPAVRARALGDLLPPQLAALRDTTGETACFFIPERGARVCVGVAETLHGLKRAMYVGRIQPLHVGSAGRVILAWRDDLLEEVLATPLAALTGSTITDPDALRAVVARTRADGYAITAGERVEAASGVSAPVFDAHGELAGALTVMGPTLRLTDERCAALIDDVVGAADRLTASIGGRRVA, from the coding sequence ATGACCGAAGTGCCGCTGCTCGTGCTCGCGAAGATCACCGCGATCCTCGACGCCTTCACGCTCGAGCAGCCGAGCATGACCGCCGCCGACATCCGCCGGGCCACGGGCATCCCCGCGTCGACCGCGCACCGGCTGCTCGGCAACCTCGTCGAGCACGGCTTCCTCGACCGCTCGGGCGACGCGTACGCGATCGGTGCGCGCATGGCGTTCTGGGCCGGTCCGGCGGTGCGCGCGAGGGCGCTCGGCGACCTGCTGCCGCCGCAGCTCGCGGCGCTGCGCGACACGACCGGGGAGACGGCGTGCTTCTTCATCCCCGAGCGCGGCGCCCGCGTGTGCGTCGGCGTCGCCGAGACGCTGCACGGGCTCAAGCGCGCGATGTACGTCGGGCGCATCCAGCCGCTGCACGTGGGCAGCGCCGGGCGCGTCATCCTCGCCTGGCGCGACGACCTGCTCGAGGAGGTGCTCGCCACACCGCTCGCGGCGCTGACCGGCTCGACGATCACCGATCCGGATGCGCTGCGGGCGGTCGTCGCGCGGACGCGGGCCGACGGCTACGCGATCACGGCGGGGGAGCGGGTGGAGGCGGCGAGCGGCGTCTCGGCGCCGGTGTTCGACGCGCACGGCGAGCTCGCCGGCGCGCTCACCGTGATGGGGCCGACGCTGCGGCTCACCGACGAGCGGTGCGCCGCGCTCATCGACGACGTGGTCGGCGCCGCCGACCGGCTGACGGCCTCGATCGGCGGCCGGCGGGTAGCCTGA
- a CDS encoding DMT family transporter: protein MAWVILIAAGLLEAVWATAMQASKGFRRWRPTVLFVVAMLASMGGLAWAMLEIPTGTAYAVWVGVGAVATVALQAARGKEGLTVVRSLLLVLLVGCLVGLKLVS, encoded by the coding sequence ATGGCATGGGTGATCCTGATCGCCGCCGGCCTCCTGGAGGCGGTGTGGGCGACCGCGATGCAGGCGTCGAAGGGCTTCCGCCGCTGGCGGCCGACGGTGCTGTTCGTCGTCGCGATGCTCGCGTCGATGGGCGGCCTCGCGTGGGCGATGCTCGAGATCCCGACCGGCACCGCCTACGCGGTGTGGGTGGGCGTCGGTGCGGTCGCCACCGTGGCGCTGCAGGCGGCGCGCGGCAAGGAGGGGCTCACGGTCGTGCGCTCGCTGCTGCTCGTGCTGCTCGTCGGCTGCCTCGTCGGCCTGAAGCTGGTGAGCTGA
- a CDS encoding DMT family transporter, giving the protein MRARTAWLVLLASAVLEAVWATALGASAGFSEPVPTIVFAVTAVLSFVGLERAVQTVPLATGYAVWTGVGGALTVIWALVTGVQPWNPLMLLFLAGILVAVAGLALTERPHASPAEATASTPD; this is encoded by the coding sequence GTGCGCGCGCGCACCGCGTGGCTCGTACTGCTCGCGAGCGCCGTCCTCGAGGCCGTCTGGGCGACGGCGCTCGGGGCGTCCGCCGGCTTCTCGGAGCCCGTCCCGACGATCGTCTTCGCCGTGACCGCCGTGCTGAGCTTCGTCGGCCTCGAGCGGGCCGTGCAGACGGTGCCGCTCGCGACCGGCTACGCGGTCTGGACCGGCGTCGGCGGCGCGCTCACCGTCATCTGGGCGCTCGTCACGGGCGTGCAGCCCTGGAACCCGCTCATGCTGCTCTTCCTGGCGGGCATCCTCGTGGCGGTCGCGGGCCTCGCCCTCACCGAGCGCCCGCACGCCTCGCCTGCCGAGGCCACCGCGTCCACCCCCGACTGA
- the epsC gene encoding serine O-acetyltransferase EpsC, whose product MGLLNVREDIENAKRHDPAARGAVTIALTYSTLHAVWAHRIQHRLWHAGARSLARAGSQWTRFMTGVEIHPGARLGRRFFIDHGMGVVIGETAEVGDDVMLYHGVTLGGTANAAVKRHPTLGHRVLVGAGAKILGPIALGDDVKVGANAVVLHDAPSGATLVGVPARPVASTAPAELPHIEYSI is encoded by the coding sequence ATGGGCCTGCTCAACGTCCGCGAGGACATCGAGAACGCGAAGCGGCACGACCCGGCCGCGCGCGGCGCTGTGACGATCGCGCTCACCTACTCGACCCTGCACGCGGTCTGGGCCCACCGCATCCAGCACCGCCTGTGGCACGCCGGCGCGCGCTCGCTCGCGCGCGCCGGCAGCCAGTGGACGCGCTTCATGACGGGCGTCGAGATCCACCCGGGCGCGCGGCTCGGCCGCCGCTTCTTCATCGATCACGGCATGGGTGTCGTGATCGGCGAGACCGCCGAGGTCGGCGACGACGTGATGCTCTACCACGGCGTCACGCTCGGCGGCACGGCGAACGCCGCCGTGAAGCGCCACCCGACGCTCGGCCACCGCGTGCTCGTGGGCGCCGGGGCGAAGATCCTCGGGCCGATCGCGCTCGGCGACGACGTCAAGGTCGGGGCGAACGCGGTCGTGCTGCACGACGCGCCCTCGGGCGCGACGCTCGTCGGCGTGCCCGCGAGGCCGGTCGCGAGCACCGCGCCCGCCGAGCTCCCGCACATCGAGTACTCGATCTAG
- the cysK gene encoding cysteine synthase A, producing MARIFDDITATIGGTPLVRLQRTNDTHATVLVKVESFNPGASVKDRIGRAIIDAAEADGSLQPGGTIVEGTSGNTGIALAMVGAARGYKVILSMPETMSVERRAILKAYGAELVLTPGPDGMRGAVERAQQIVEETPGAILARQFENEANIRVHRETTAEEVWADTDGEVDVFVAGVGTGGTITGAGGRLKELKPELHLVVVEPADSPLLSEGKAGPHKIQGLGANFVPAILDTGIYDEVVDVQLDDAVRVGRELAAKDGIFAGISSGAIVWAALEIARRPESAGKTIVAIVCDTGERYLSMPIYADLA from the coding sequence ATGGCGCGCATCTTCGACGACATCACCGCCACCATCGGCGGCACTCCCCTCGTGCGCCTCCAGCGCACGAACGACACGCACGCGACCGTGCTCGTCAAGGTGGAGTCCTTCAACCCCGGCGCATCGGTGAAGGACCGCATCGGCCGGGCCATCATCGACGCGGCGGAGGCCGATGGGTCGCTGCAGCCCGGCGGCACGATCGTCGAGGGCACGAGCGGCAACACCGGCATCGCGCTCGCCATGGTCGGCGCCGCGCGCGGCTACAAGGTCATCCTGTCGATGCCCGAGACGATGTCGGTCGAGCGGCGCGCCATCCTCAAGGCCTACGGCGCCGAGCTCGTGCTCACGCCCGGCCCCGACGGCATGCGCGGCGCGGTCGAGCGGGCGCAGCAGATCGTCGAGGAGACGCCGGGCGCGATCCTCGCCCGCCAGTTCGAGAACGAGGCGAACATCCGCGTGCACCGCGAGACCACCGCCGAGGAGGTCTGGGCCGACACCGACGGCGAGGTCGACGTCTTCGTGGCCGGCGTGGGCACGGGCGGCACGATCACCGGTGCCGGGGGCCGCCTCAAGGAGCTGAAGCCCGAGCTGCACCTCGTGGTCGTCGAGCCCGCGGACTCGCCGCTGCTCTCCGAGGGCAAGGCCGGGCCGCACAAGATCCAGGGCCTCGGCGCCAACTTCGTGCCGGCCATCCTCGACACCGGCATCTACGACGAGGTCGTCGACGTGCAGCTCGACGACGCCGTGCGCGTCGGCCGCGAGCTCGCCGCGAAGGACGGCATCTTCGCCGGCATCTCCTCCGGCGCGATCGTCTGGGCCGCGCTCGAGATCGCCCGCCGTCCCGAGTCGGCCGGCAAGACGATCGTCGCGATCGTCTGCGACACCGGCGAGCGCTACCTCTCGATGCCGATCTACGCCGACCTGGCCTGA